In Nitrosophilus labii, the following proteins share a genomic window:
- a CDS encoding glucose-6-phosphate isomerase — protein MIKKRLFFEPEIKKDGLAKIEEAYEKIIKEMKEGISGYYDLPVNQDSIVEEIYDFISKNHYLSNNLIKDLVVIGIGGSSLGTRAIDTLLKFSHNRNIVNIHFLENLDPLYLTNSIKKIDLSRAFIVVISKSGTTIETISITKYIFSLMQDPIKGLDLEHKIAVITDKDSPLDRLAVERGWKTFHIPKNVGGRFSVLCPVGLFPLAVLGYDVRELLEGAKIMRDEFLTQGTKLLMFKKAYYYYKNRKKKNINILFSYSSMFEAFNKWYIQLWGESLGKKRKDTERVGLTPIGLIGSIDQHSFLQLIVEGPKDKTVTFLKLKNFELPITVPHISLPYLETTDFVNGRRFQTIINTQCDATMESIMEADVPVDLIEINELNENSAGYLIYYFELLTSAVGTMLDIDTYNQPGVEKGKQKLKIKLSK, from the coding sequence ATGATAAAAAAGAGACTCTTTTTTGAACCTGAAATTAAAAAGGACGGTTTGGCAAAGATTGAGGAAGCTTATGAAAAGATAATAAAAGAGATGAAAGAAGGTATTTCGGGATATTACGATCTTCCCGTAAATCAAGATAGCATTGTTGAAGAAATTTACGATTTTATCTCAAAAAATCATTATTTATCAAATAATCTTATAAAAGATCTGGTAGTTATCGGTATAGGCGGATCTTCGCTTGGAACTAGAGCTATAGATACTCTTTTGAAATTTAGCCATAACAGAAATATCGTAAATATACATTTTTTAGAAAATTTAGATCCACTTTATCTAACAAACAGTATCAAAAAGATAGATCTAAGTAGAGCTTTCATAGTAGTTATATCAAAATCTGGAACGACTATAGAGACTATCTCTATAACAAAGTATATCTTCTCATTGATGCAAGATCCTATAAAGGGACTTGATCTTGAACATAAAATAGCCGTTATAACCGATAAAGACTCTCCTTTGGATAGACTTGCAGTTGAGAGGGGCTGGAAAACGTTTCATATACCAAAAAATGTAGGCGGAAGATTTTCGGTTTTGTGTCCCGTAGGACTTTTCCCCTTAGCTGTTTTGGGGTATGACGTTAGAGAGCTTTTAGAGGGTGCAAAAATAATGAGGGATGAGTTTTTAACACAAGGTACAAAACTTTTAATGTTTAAAAAAGCTTACTATTATTACAAAAATAGAAAAAAGAAAAATATAAATATTCTTTTTTCTTACTCTTCTATGTTTGAAGCGTTTAACAAGTGGTATATACAGCTTTGGGGAGAGAGTCTTGGCAAAAAAAGAAAAGATACAGAAAGAGTTGGACTTACACCTATAGGTCTTATAGGCTCCATCGATCAGCACTCCTTTTTGCAACTAATAGTTGAAGGACCAAAAGATAAAACGGTAACCTTTTTAAAGCTTAAAAACTTTGAACTACCTATTACAGTGCCTCATATCTCTTTGCCATATCTCGAAACTACCGATTTTGTAAATGGCAGAAGATTTCAAACTATTATCAATACTCAGTGCGATGCAACTATGGAGTCCATAATGGAGGCTGATGTTCCAGTTGATCTTATTGAGATAAACGAACTTAACGAAAATAGTGCCGGATATTTGATCTACTACTTTGAGTTGCTAACTTCTGCGGTGGGAACAATGCTTGATATTGATACTTACAATCAGCCGGGAGTAGAAAAAGGAAAGCAAAAGCTAAAAATTAAATTATCGAAGTAG